CAATACCCACAGTCATTTAAAATATACTCTTACTAGTGGTTAAGAATAAGCGAAGACGTGAAAGATAAAACGTACCTATCGGTTACCAATACTTTATCACACAGAATTCTTGAAAAACATAAAGATTGTGTCAATCAATTTGAGCACAGGAAATCCAAATGTTCCGTAGATGACGAATGCGAGAAATATTGCTCAATGATAGGTACCGTAATATGTGCGGATCTAATAGGTAGAGATTAATTGTGTCAATCAATAAATTAGGTTTTTTTGACGAACACAAAAATGAAGTACCAactttttaggtacctacgtatgaTATGGAAATCAGGTAGAATTAACAAGTATTTGTGTAGTAAAATGGATGACTCAGAGCAGCGCTATTTTCAGTCCCCAACCAGAAAACTTAaactatttacaaattttattaaataagaaaactatttaACTAGCCAAATATTTCGCTGCCAATATGATGTAAGTAAATGGAAGGTGGACCTGTTAAAACTTCAAAGGCtccgttttaattttaaaacaactaAGATTGAAATATATTGTGATAATAACAGGTAAGTAGGCACTTAGTAAGTGCCACTTACACAATTTGGTGAAATTGGTCTCACAATACAAAAATGAAGCTTTTAAATGAGtgtagttttaattaatttaacataattatatttaataggcAGGCAAgacatttattgaaaaaattaaaatgaccgaattgtaactaaataattttagtacctacctacttatacatatgTAGATTTTATACAAACTATCACGTTTTCTTACTCGAGTGTTACTTAAAATTTGTCATAAAATACCCAAGTACCTATATGAATGCAATTTTTGCAAGTGCGATCGCGATCGCTGAATCGTTATCTCAACATTTCTCAATACTTGAGAGAAGCGAAATAATGCGATAAACTTTTATCTGTCTCTCGAATGACAGTATCGGATGATCTAAATCCACGGATCGTTCATTCTTTCTCCAAGTAGTCCAAAAGTGGTTGTGTTTTGTTCGCATGAAACGGATAATTTAACATTTTACTGTTCCGGCCATTTTATATGTTCCAAAATGGTCCGGAGAAAGACCAAGTGGAAGTGTCTCATCCTCATCAACCTAATATTGTTGAGTGTGTTCGCAAAATCTTTACCAATAGAAAGGAAAATACAATCACTAAACGTAGTTGATACTGCTTTTGCGGAACCTGAGTTACCTCGAATACCGTTAGTACCATTTAGTGAACATGTGAAAAGCGACGATTTTGAACCAAATGGAGAGGTTGATACTACGGAAGGTAACACAGAACCTCTAACTACAACTGATGCCAATACAGAAACACCTAGCACCGTGGAAGATGAAGTACTTACTACAACTGAATCAGTTATTATTCCTTTCACTTCAGAAGAAGATAATGCAGTAGAATCCAATGTGACTATGTTAACAAATGGAACCAGATCTCTATTCCGAAATGTAAGACCAGGTCAAGAAGCAAGACAATACAGCATCGAAATAACCCCCAATGGAAACACTTTTACTGGTCGTGCCGTCATTCAAGTGCGTATAACTAGTGCAACCATGGAAGATCCTATTGTTTTACACGTTGAAGATCTTAATATTCAAGCAGTTCGAACTGGAATCTTTACGGAAGTGAATGCGATTCCAGCCGATTTTAATGTTGATGACGGCGTGTTGGAAATATGGCCTCAGCAAGAAGCTTCGAACTATATAGTAGTAATAGAGTATACTGGAAACATGCAAACCGGCTTCGGATTGTTTCAAGGCGAATTCAGCGGAATGTAATggcattttatattttgtttaaagagcttaaatttttattaaaattatataaaatatgtgTCAGTCCATGATATATTATTTAGTTCCAAGCTATCGTATATACGTACCAAAAGGTACGCAGTAATAAGAAGTATCTAATAAGCGCAAATGACCTAGCgaatatatttttgtgtatttgttCACCAGATTTGTTATCTGTTATCCCTAACCTGTAGTTTAAAATTGAGATTACCCCATTTACTCGAAAATCTTGCATAGTATATTTTGTCAACCGAACTACCTTAAAATGTCTGTCAGCAATTACTAAGATAATTTTGATTTCAGCGACTACTTGGCAATGAACCTGCACGCCACCAACGCCCGGCGGGTGTTCCCTTGCATGGACGAGCTCACGGAACCATCGACTATCTCTTTCACCTTCAATAACATCCCATACAATAACATCTTTATGAATTCTGCTCAAGAAGACAACACTAAGTAAGTAAAATTTAGTTTacgttaataattatataactaCGTTTTATATAATCAAATATATAACCTACCTCAAATCTATGTGATTCAGTCACCCCTTAAGAGGCcttatcgattttagtcgctaaaatgtaaaattgatagatttagtcgatgaaattgtacaccttttgttacgtaatagaaataacaagtaagtACTGGTATgatatctattagcacgtcttcttatcttgcacttttacagatattttttttgaaaCAGACTCACTatattagtaatgattttttttctcatgGACGATttggtaaacgcgcgtaaagcactgattttgtcgatcttatttgtaaatttcgtaaagttgggactgctaaaaatggtaattttgtattacaaacATCCTGTCCTGTACTGTTactaaatgaaagttagacgaaatcaactttcaccagaaattacttcataacaagtgacaatttttcgtgaaaatctacttaatttcatcgtaattttgatacttcaacaatctacaacatttcctggaactgttcttatacatcattttgtataatttaggtACCACTATAATTtgttgatgaatttttaaaaacagccCCTTCttgatgagaagacgtgctaatagaaaccaatacttgttatttagatattacgtaacaatttcaacgactacatctatcaattttacattttggcttaAGCGATATtgtttcaaatattttaataatgaaaCATCTATCCAGTCATTCCAGTCTTCCAAAGATCTGATACATATCTTTCTCTACAGTTTTTAATACTTTGGATGACAACGTACATCTTAAATACCTGCTTACTTAGTTTGTTTCGAGTATAATATATCGCTTAAtgattagtattttattttactttactattACTTTTTTGTGTAGATTAATGATTTTGTAAtgattagtattttattttaggtactttactaatagtattttattactaatatTTTTCTGTGTTTTATTTAGCGGCCAATTCAAAGCATTGCTAGGCCCAGCGGGGCTTTGGGGCATGGTAGCCCACAACTTTAACAATATCAACAACCCCGCGGCTGGCGTGCAACTTTACGCTCGCCCGGGAGTTATCAACCAAGAAAACCAGGCTTCAGTCGCCATCAATTCTTATTTCAACAACCTGGAACAGTGGACTCAAAAACCTTATAATGAAATCGTTCTGGACCAAGACGGAAGGATGCTTGTTATAGCGTTACCTGACGTGCATAAAGATTGGTATGCCCTGTCAACGGTTTGCATCTGGTAAGATTATATTcttgttatttttgttttcaatGAACATGTTGTAAAGTTTGAAGCCAAGGCATTCttatatagaaaaatatatatttttgcatTCACCAGGGAACCATACGTCTTGATGGAACGGGTAAATTCGGTGAAACAGAGAAAGGAAGCATTAGCTGAGATGGCTGAGGCAATAGCTAGGCAGTGGTACGGATATGTCATCTATCCCGAGAACTGGCGCTTCCAGTGGGTGATCCAAGGCCTTGCTTCTTACACTGGCTACGAGCTCAACAGAGAAGTAAGATAtgtgttaaatattttattacatggtAGATATGAACTCAGGTGACTTTTTGAAATTAGATACTAATTTGTTAAACAAAGGCAATCTCTCTTTTATGCAGTCTGAAGTAAGAAGaatcaaattacctacgtaACGCTAAAAAGTTTTACCACCTTATTAtctatatgatttttttttgttcaacaCGGGTAGCAATCCTTCATTAGTAACCATTAGGTATACACAATGGTTCTAGGGATTAAAGTACGGGTCAAAAAATCACTTGACTGTATCTCTACTATGGATTATATTGGCAACATTGTTTGATGTTTGTCGCCCGAATCAATAAAAACCTCAAGTAAAGAAACTATTACAAACCACTAAGGTTAATTGTGATTGATCGGCCATTTAAAGCCTAACAAAAAAACCTTTCCAGTTCCAAAACAACCAATTATTAGACGTGACACTCGTGGACTTCAACACAGTATTCGTAACTGACGTCGTCCAAGAATCCTTGTACCGGGACGGATACGCCATCGCCCGTCCTCTAGAGCCGGCGGAAGAAATATTCGATGAAAATGAAATAAGAGACCACATTGCTGGACAACGGATATTGAAATACAAAGCCCCGGCGATAATGAACATGTTGAAACTGATTCTCGGCAACGAGGAACAGGATTTCATTCGGGCAGCAGGCCAGATACTTTTGAACAGCAGGTAATGgtgttcttattttttatagcgTACAATTTAGCATCGTCTGAAAATATTCCGCAATGAACAAtgataatacataggtaatcTTCAAAATATGAACTAAGTAAACATAGTACTATAAACTTAAACTTTATAATTAAGATCATGTGGGGTGAAAAAGTAGAGAAACAGTTTGAGGATTCCCTACAAGTGTTTCTCTTGCCTCAGTGTTTGTCTTATCCCATCTGACCTTAtttcatattgttttttttttctatcaatatGACATggcttataattattataacactTTATGTTTTTTATACTCCTACCAGGGCGTTAGAAACAATAAACTCGCGATTCTTCATCGACGCCATAAACGCCGAGTGGCTAACCAACGGCAACAACATGGTAGATGACATAACGGAGTTTCTGGAGCCGTGGATTACGTCGAATGGCTACCCGACTCTTCATGTCGGGATGAGGCAGGGCGGCGTTCTGCTTACCCAGGTATGGAAACAGGGGATCTTCATATAGGACACGGTGTGTAAGCAGGACATTGCTATATATGTACGTAAATAGTTAGCATGCTCACACAGAGAAAACTGGTTgtgaaagaatttaatttcgaaCCTTGTCacggtcacagaataaatatagTACTAGGTATTACCTACAGAAGCTTCACTGTCTAACAAAACGCGCCTATTACGACATATATGACCAcgaggtggcgcaagcgcgaccaggcggcctagccaaggtgacaattcgCTAtcatcgcttcgccatcgaatcgctttgtgtctctctaacactcttccatattagtgtgacgattcgttcgctacggagtgtTAAgctattggcatgttgtctacggggctaCTAAGACTGCTAGACACCAAAAATGGTGTGGGCCTCATGTACTTGCAGCGCCGCGACgacatcgcggagtgagccacgcctatcacagtgacaatcaatatgaaagtcgatAGGGACCTCATACTACTATCACTGTGAATTAATGTCCTTGAAGACTAAGATTTAGGAAGACttggaaaaaatataattaggtaGACATTAAGccaactttttttaatttttaaaataacaaactGAAATaacgttattattttaaatttgatgAAACCCaagtattatgaatattatgatctAATCTAAtgttatttaacttatttatcattCTTGATTACCTTAGGAAAAATTCGGCTTCACCGCATCGGAGCAGGTGAACTACCAGATCCCAGTCACTTGGACGACAAGCATCAACCCCAACTACGAGACCAACAACATCAGACCGACGGCCATGATGGATAACACTATGACAATAAATATCCCGCTCGATGAAGAGGACTATGTATTGTTTAACATTCAGGGACAAGGTAATTGAAGTGAACTGAAGTTATCATAATTATGCAAACCGGGACACGAAAAGTTTCactttttcagggttccgtaccgtacccaaagggtaaaaacgggaccctattaagtactaagacttcactgtccgTGTGTCTCTCAACATGTTATGTCATATTGCGCCGAGCAATGCTTAGAATCGGACCAAGGTTACTCTGTATCGCATTTGTAATGACAAAGTTTGGCAATAATGTCATCattcatattaaatttatatgaaaatataacgTTTATAAATTAGAGTACCGTCCACATAAATTACACATGTAAATTCCTTAATATCCCAGGATACTACCGTGTCAACTACGACTTGGCTCTATGGGAGAGGATTATATGGGCGCTGGAGGATCCGGAGCAACGCGAACTAATCCACCCGCTCAACCGCGCCACAGTAAGTCTAATCGAATTTTAATACAGCCATCAATCAAATGTTGCTGAACTTGCTTATGAAGTTGGACAAATGAGGGTTGGCAAACAATTTCTATGATTAGTGTTATTCGTGAGAatcttttatggctcctctacacgatgggccatcatactggcccactaagatgggcaagcgtgtagagagggtagtggtgtcggatggcttatggcgTGGCGGGATGGCCGCGGTGTCAGATTTCCGTCCGCACATAAAAGGTAGTGGGCCAGGGATGGCgcgtacgcatctacacgtggcccattccatagtgcgtgctctcaaccatcgcatggccatctcgctgacCCAGCGCTGGGTCATCGTCTAAAGGAGCcttaaccatcgcatggccatctcgctgacCCAGCGCTGTGCCATCGTCTATAGGAGCCATTAGCGTTTTAGCGTCGTTATTTTCACCAGAACTAGTATTGGTATCGGAAATGCAAAATTGCAAACTGCACAaacaataaaatgcaactttctcattcgTTAATCAAGAATAATAAGGCTCACTCAGACGTTACGCGAACTtgcaagtttcattacattCAGGTATTTCATCGGTCGCCCGAATTGGATGTAACCTCAAAATAGAGTCCGCAATTGTAACTAAACTCCGCATGCAAGTTCGCGCGCTGTCTAAATTTAATGAGCTCTTAAAGAAGGTCTTTGatagttggtgtggtgaataaatatttacttactctgGTTATTTAATCGAAATGGAGTAGTCATGTAGAATCAGATGCTATCCAGATATTTTTAAGgcactacttaaatattttatgaaattttcTTTATGTAGCTTGTAGACGATGCCCTTAACCTCGCAAGGGCCGGTATGCTGGACTACGACATCGCCTTCCAAGTAGTCCTCACCATGGAGCATGAGATCAGCTACGCGCCATGGAAGGCCTTCGTCAGGAACATGGGCTTCTTGCAGAAGAGGCTTCTTGCAATGGTGGAAGTAGACGAAGAATTGGATCCAGACATTTACTTGGTAAGTATTTCCTTTTTTATAATTCAATTTGTCCACCGTGACCACCATTGGTGCAAGATTGTCGAAATTTAGAATACAATTTGAGcagattaaaatattattacttttGAGGTTTACAATACAGGTAACTACTGTTTCAAGTTTTTAACCTATAGTGAATGCGTTTTAATTTTAACCCAAAAAATTACTTCTCTAAGAatttagttaaaatattttttatgttcatGTTCAAAAACAGGATGATCATAGGTAGTTCCACCTTACATTAAATACTTTTATGAATATGTAGTTTAGGCATTATCATCTTTAGCAAAGAAATAAACGTGAACTATTAGAACTTCCCTCCTGATCTTCATCAGCAGTTTAACTTCAGCAGCAGATTTGATCGTTGATCTGCGTTTTTCACAGAGAATGGTCCGGCGAACAGTAGGCAGAGTGGAAGACGAGATCGGCTTCTACCCTGACATCTCTGTGACTGAGGACTCCGATGTGGCCATGACGCGAGGGCTGGTTATGGAACACGCCTGCAAGGCTGGCTACGCGCCGTGTGTGGCTGCAGCCATTGATTGGTTCTGGGATCCTAATGATCGGGATGTGGTGTAAGTTGGCTTATTTCTACAGGACGGCATGTTGTTTTCTCATCTTTATTTCATCTACTCACTCAACTCAAGGACTCAAGTTTCTACAGAAGACTAGAAGTctctaaaaagtttaaaaaatacgtttgtttttaaaatgttatataacTGAATAGTGAAAAAACAAAGACGAGTCCCACTGAAATATTTTCCAAGACTCGAAGACAAACTTGCAAAAAAGATTCCCAGCTAAGTATAACTTGGTTTCTTCAAATCAAGAGTTCATTGTGAATTGAGaccatttagtttaggtatgtaAGCATTTTGTCATGGCCTGATTGTGAACACTTCTCGATACAGCCTTCGTAAGAAGGGCCTTGATCTAACAGAAGCCTATTTTTTGCAGTAACCCCAACATACCGCATGAAATAAGGCCAGCAGTATACTGTACCATGGTAAGAGAAGGAGGGAATGACGTCATCAACGCATTATACGAACGCCGGGAGATAGAGCCGACGATATATGAACAGGTCGTCATTCTTGAATCCTTGGCTTGCTCTCAGGACCAACAGTTTCTTTCAACGTAAGTAGCTAATGAATACCATCATTAGACTCGCTATAAACATTTGCTTAGTATCCTTAATACGCTGTGAAGTGGGATGGCCAAAAAAATTAACATAATGCAACTCCTCAGAAATATGTCTACTTGGTATTTGTCCCTTAATAAATCTACACAGCGAATACAAAATGAATGTCGAATCATGTTCAACAGatatctcgcagaaactttggCTTCCAACGGCCCCTATAGCACTGAGGAGAGGAACAGGATCTTCAAAGCCATAGTGGGGTCCGGCACTGACAACGCTTTCACCGCTATCAACTTCATCTCACGAAACACGGCTAACGTGAGAGCAATGTGAGTGAATCAGttaatttttggtatttttaggTAGGTTTCAGACTACACCAGCGTTACTGCCGCAGTATTGCAGCGTGACTTTACTGGCGACTGGTTATGGTATGGTAGGTTTACTGCATTACTGTCGCAAATGTCAGTTGTCCGGACAGcaaactatagaaaataaataaaataaattatttaaaatgggCAAAAATTACCAAATACAAACCACGAAATACAAAATTACTAggtctaaataaaaatagaaagaaGACAAATtgtttacctaagtatatataGCAAAACCTAGAAGAAATCTGCAGTAAAACGTGATTCGCACTTAAGAAACACAatattaggtataaaaaaatgGGCGTAGTACGAAACCCTTGGGTTGTGAGTTACttaatttttacttaaatttttaataaccgTTGATCTTAAATATCAGGTATGGAGGACCGGAGAAATTGGAAGATATCGTTTGGCACATGGTTGAATGCTTGGCGGGTGACGGCCTATCCATAGAGGTGAGTGTTTACCAACCTACTAacaaagaaagataaaatttatataaaatctgtttttcgctcctaatttttaaaataatcaaaaaatcaaaaGGTCAAACGTAGgagcatagctatggttaattaatataataatattttccataCTGAAagtatccagagaggaaaaaggggactacgtttgtatgcaaGCTCTTATgcaaggatttttttttattcccccgTCTAGTCCTGAGATTTGCCAATAAAGAGAATTCAATCAATCTATCCTTATTCCAGTACCAAAACTGGGCAAACTCCATCAATAGCGACCTCTGGGACTCCGAAATGGCCGCCCAACGAGCCAAAGACATCGTCGAAGAAAACCTGAGATGGGAGCAGCAGCACCTCGAATACGTGTACGAATGGATTGACGAAAACGATGCGCCTACGCTCGTCGTCTCTATGCTCTTGATATTAGGGTCGGTTTTGGTTACGATTTTTAACCATTGATCGTATCGAAATTGTcaaatttttcattatttttcctAGTATTAAGTAATTAATGAACTCTTAATTTTATGGAAATTTAAGCAAGTTTGATATCCATTGTAAAGACTAGCTTTAATCGTACGTTTgaataagtttttttattattattagtcggGTAGGTAAAGTCCTGAAGTGGTAGAGTGTGGAGATGTCAATAAACGTGAAATTATTAAGAAAATataacgtttataatgacacttccaCACAAAATCGGTGAAGAGATAACTTTGACGGATAATAGTTACGTATCGATAGAGAAATTAGTAGTTATTAATTCGGTGCAGGTTGCTTAAAAAATAAGGTTGTTGTAGTTGTACGTTGATATCAAATTTTAGGTatgatagatattttatttaatcgaGGTTGTGTTTATAATGTGCGAAGGAAACTCCTTATTATCTTGccagataattatagtgtaGTTTCAAGAGTTCAAATCAATCTATGAATGGTCATTGGTTCAGCTGAACCAAACAAAAAACTTGAAAGTATTTAATATTGCGTCCTATTAATACgtgtttcaagttcctagttcGGTTAACTGtttaatgtaatgtatgtaaaGTAATGGTAACTTCGAAAACTGGGTAAGTTTGGAAATGGCTAACACATATCTACTAAACCAGAAGCACCTTGTACTTTAGCAATACTTACGGTACTGTGAAGCTTATCGTGGCCCCTTGCTTACTGTTGCTACATTAGAAAGTGCTTCTAGAAAAGTAGTTAATAATCAAATCATCCCGCATTCGAACTTATCCCAATGCACCTTATAGCTGCCAAGCACAACTAATCTTGTACATTTAATAATACCAAAGAGAATAACAATCAGGAAGAGATTTCGACTTAAACTATATACCGCTTTCAAATGCGAGTCAGGATTTTTTCTAAGAAATGTAGCCCTTTCAACACTTTCCAATACTTTTGGACGAATGAATGATATAATATTtatcttttaaattatttgtgcTCGGGGCTTATTAATAACTATGACGTCATATTTTTGATTTGTTTGAACAGCATGAATGGTATGGAAACATCTTGTTACATTATTTTGTAACGGGTATTGTTAAATAGGAATTTTATAagaacaccctgtatattcaaTTTAATCTTAGCGTGTAGCCTAGGTATATTTTATGCCAGAATTGCACAAAGtgaatattatatttatcatataagCTAGCTATTATGATTATGTTaagattattatttaattctaactataaaaaatattaaataataggtGTAAGCGTAGTTTTAGGTTTTCTACTGCATTTTCACTCACagtttttgtatattataatttataggtaagtaaataattaatgaaataagtaaaagtagttataattttttttctaataatttaatatacaaTTAAGTTTGAAGCAAACGCGTCCTCTTGCTTCAAATttggttattatttattgtagtataataaatatattaaatttatctaaataataaatacaaatattaatgttaaggc
This portion of the Cydia amplana chromosome 7, ilCydAmpl1.1, whole genome shotgun sequence genome encodes:
- the LOC134649519 gene encoding aminopeptidase N-like → MVRRKTKWKCLILINLILLSVFAKSLPIERKIQSLNVVDTAFAEPELPRIPLVPFSEHVKSDDFEPNGEVDTTEGNTEPLTTTDANTETPSTVEDEVLTTTESVIIPFTSEEDNAVESNVTMLTNGTRSLFRNVRPGQEARQYSIEITPNGNTFTGRAVIQVRITSATMEDPIVLHVEDLNIQAVRTGIFTEVNAIPADFNVDDGVLEIWPQQEASNYIVVIEYTGNMQTGFGLFQGEFSGIDYLAMNLHATNARRVFPCMDELTEPSTISFTFNNIPYNNIFMNSAQEDNTNGQFKALLGPAGLWGMVAHNFNNINNPAAGVQLYARPGVINQENQASVAINSYFNNLEQWTQKPYNEIVLDQDGRMLVIALPDVHKDWYALSTVCIWEPYVLMERVNSVKQRKEALAEMAEAIARQWYGYVIYPENWRFQWVIQGLASYTGYELNREFQNNQLLDVTLVDFNTVFVTDVVQESLYRDGYAIARPLEPAEEIFDENEIRDHIAGQRILKYKAPAIMNMLKLILGNEEQDFIRAAGQILLNSRALETINSRFFIDAINAEWLTNGNNMVDDITEFLEPWITSNGYPTLHVGMRQGGVLLTQEKFGFTASEQVNYQIPVTWTTSINPNYETNNIRPTAMMDNTMTINIPLDEEDYVLFNIQGQGYYRVNYDLALWERIIWALEDPEQRELIHPLNRATLVDDALNLARAGMLDYDIAFQVVLTMEHEISYAPWKAFVRNMGFLQKRLLAMVEVDEELDPDIYLRMVRRTVGRVEDEIGFYPDISVTEDSDVAMTRGLVMEHACKAGYAPCVAAAIDWFWDPNDRDVVNPNIPHEIRPAVYCTMVREGGNDVINALYERREIEPTIYEQVVILESLACSQDQQFLSTYLAETLASNGPYSTEERNRIFKAIVGSGTDNAFTAINFISRNTANVRAMYGGPEKLEDIVWHMVECLAGDGLSIEYQNWANSINSDLWDSEMAAQRAKDIVEENLRWEQQHLEYVYEWIDENDAPTLVVSMLLILGSVLVTIFNH